From the genome of Bacteroides sp. MSB163, one region includes:
- a CDS encoding transposase, with protein sequence MYFGEPSSVRKRCIKIHTLYDVEIQIAAFFHTITASIHDSKAINEIPYEIGAYYIFDCGYNYLKRLFKIETLESYFVVRIKLDLQFKVINRKRCFPRNILSDAIGELIINKSSKRYPSRIQKVCFGDEEQKRKFTILINAMDLSPLQIANFSIILPVPHLHILIFFFFPPLFTRTFRARIYNNVSPSPSFILSFRIMFYNILINQSVTKLFQKTIEKVIDIFGLHRYIVYFCTR encoded by the coding sequence TTGTATTTTGGTGAGCCAAGTTCCGTAAGAAAAAGATGTATTAAAATACATACACTGTATGATGTCGAAATTCAAATAGCTGCATTCTTCCATACAATTACAGCTTCGATTCACGATAGCAAAGCTATAAATGAAATTCCTTATGAAATAGGTGCCTACTATATCTTTGACTGTGGTTACAACTATTTAAAGAGGCTTTTCAAAATAGAAACCTTAGAGTCTTATTTCGTTGTAAGGATAAAATTAGACTTGCAGTTCAAAGTAATAAACAGGAAACGCTGTTTCCCCAGGAATATACTTTCTGATGCAATTGGCGAACTCATTATTAATAAAAGCTCCAAGAGGTATCCTTCTCGCATACAAAAGGTTTGTTTTGGGGATGAAGAGCAAAAGCGTAAGTTTACGATCCTCATTAATGCTATGGATTTATCTCCACTACAAATTGCTAATTTTTCTATTATATTACCTGTCCCCCATCTGCACATTCTTATTTTTTTCTTTTTCCCGCCTCTGTTCACGCGCACATTTCGCGCACGTATATATAATAATGTATCCCCTTCCCCTTCTTTCATCCTTTCTTTCAGAATTATGTTCTACAACATCCTTATCAATCAGTCAGTTACAAAATTGTTTCAAAAAACTATAGAAAAAGTGATAGATATATTTGGATTGCATAGATATATCGTCTACTTTTGCACCCGCTAA
- the leuC gene encoding 3-isopropylmalate dehydratase large subunit has translation MNTLFDKIWDAHVVQQVEDGPTQLYIDRLYCHEVTSPQAFAGMRARGIQCFRPEKIICMPDHNTPTHDQDKPIEDPISKTQVDTLAKNAEDFGLTHFGMLHKKNGIIHVVGPERGLTLPGMTIVCGDSHTSTHGAMGAVAFGIGTSEVEMVMASQCILQTRPKTMRITVDGKLGKGVTAKDIALYMMSKMTTSGATGYFVEYAGEAVRSLTMEGRLTLCNLSIEMGARGGMVAPDEVTFEYIKGREYAPAGEEWEKALAYWKTLKSDENATFDKEVHFDAADIEPMITYGTNPGMGMGITQHIPTTDGMGEAAKASFLKSMDYMGFQPGERVLGKKIDYVFLGACTNGRIEDFRAFASLVKGHKKAEHVVAWLVPGSWMVDAQIREEGLDKVLEEAGFAIRQPGCSACLAMNDDKVPAGMYAVSTSNRNFEGRQGPGSRTLLASPLVAAAAAVTGVITDPRELIG, from the coding sequence ATGAATACATTATTTGATAAAATCTGGGATGCCCATGTGGTTCAGCAAGTGGAAGATGGTCCCACACAGTTATATATAGATCGGCTTTATTGCCATGAAGTAACCAGTCCGCAGGCTTTTGCGGGAATGCGCGCACGTGGTATCCAATGTTTCCGTCCGGAAAAGATTATTTGTATGCCCGACCATAACACACCGACCCACGACCAGGACAAGCCGATTGAAGATCCGATTTCGAAAACACAGGTGGATACACTGGCCAAGAATGCGGAAGATTTTGGATTGACACATTTCGGCATGCTTCATAAGAAGAATGGTATCATCCATGTGGTAGGTCCGGAAAGAGGCTTGACATTACCGGGAATGACGATTGTATGTGGTGACTCGCATACTTCAACCCACGGTGCGATGGGAGCAGTGGCTTTTGGTATCGGTACAAGTGAGGTCGAAATGGTAATGGCTTCACAATGTATCTTGCAGACACGCCCGAAGACAATGCGCATCACAGTGGACGGAAAACTGGGTAAAGGTGTGACGGCAAAAGATATTGCTCTTTATATGATGTCTAAAATGACAACGAGCGGTGCAACCGGTTATTTTGTAGAATATGCCGGAGAAGCAGTTCGCAGTCTGACCATGGAAGGACGTCTGACGCTGTGTAACCTGAGTATAGAAATGGGTGCACGTGGTGGTATGGTGGCACCGGATGAAGTGACATTCGAATATATCAAAGGCCGTGAATATGCTCCGGCAGGTGAGGAATGGGAGAAGGCGTTGGCATACTGGAAGACGCTGAAGAGCGATGAGAATGCTACGTTTGATAAAGAAGTGCATTTTGATGCGGCAGATATCGAACCGATGATTACATACGGAACAAATCCGGGTATGGGTATGGGTATCACGCAGCATATTCCCACGACTGACGGAATGGGAGAGGCTGCAAAAGCTTCATTCCTGAAATCAATGGATTATATGGGCTTCCAACCCGGTGAGAGAGTATTGGGCAAGAAGATAGATTATGTGTTTTTGGGTGCTTGTACGAATGGACGTATTGAAGATTTCCGTGCTTTCGCCTCGTTAGTGAAGGGGCATAAGAAGGCAGAACATGTGGTTGCCTGGTTGGTACCCGGTTCGTGGATGGTAGATGCACAGATTCGTGAAGAAGGCTTGGATAAAGTATTGGAGGAAGCAGGTTTTGCTATCCGCCAGCCGGGATGTTCGGCTTGTCTGGCAATGAATGATGATAAGGTGCCTGCCGGAATGTATGCGGTTTCTACAAGTAACCGTAACTTTGAAGGTCGTCAGGGACCGGGTTCACGCACGTTGCTTGCCAGTCCGCTGGTAGCGGCTGCAGCGGCGGTGACGGGAGTGATTACGGACCCGAGAGAACTGATTGGATGA
- a CDS encoding alpha-isopropylmalate synthase regulatory domain-containing protein, whose protein sequence is MKYKQPQIEIMDTTLRDGEQTSGVSFVPHEKLMIARLLLEELKVDRVEVASARVSDGEFDAVKMICDWAARRNLLPRVEVLGFVDGHTSVDWIHATGCRVINLLCKGSLKHCTCQLRKTPEEHIENIIGVVNYANEQDMEVNIYLEDWSNGMKDSPEYVFQMVDALMHTNIKRYMLPDTLGVLNPLQVIEYMRKMVKRYPYAHFDFHPHNDYDLAVSNVLAAVLSGAKGLHTTINGLGERAGNAPLSSVQAILKDHFNAITNIDEGRLNEVSRVVESYSGIAIPANKPIVGENVFTQVAGVHADGDNKSNLYCNDLLPERFGRKREYALGKNSGKANIRKNLEDLGLTLDEDSMRKVTERIIELGDKKELVTQEDLPYIVSDVLKHGVMNEKVKLKTYIVNLAYGLKPMATLKIEINGQEFEESSSGDGQYDAFVRALRKIYKVTLGRKFPMLTNYAVTIPPGGRTDAFVQTVITWSYDGTVFRTRGLDADQTEAAIKATMKMLNIIEDDYELKKSE, encoded by the coding sequence ATGAAGTATAAACAGCCCCAAATAGAAATCATGGACACCACGCTCCGCGACGGTGAGCAAACCAGCGGTGTGTCGTTCGTCCCCCATGAAAAGCTGATGATAGCCCGTCTGCTATTGGAAGAACTGAAAGTAGACAGGGTGGAAGTGGCTTCGGCACGGGTTTCGGACGGTGAGTTCGACGCGGTCAAGATGATATGTGACTGGGCGGCGCGGCGTAATCTGTTGCCCCGGGTGGAGGTGTTGGGTTTCGTAGACGGGCATACGTCGGTAGACTGGATACACGCTACCGGCTGCCGCGTCATTAATCTTCTGTGCAAAGGTTCGCTGAAGCATTGCACATGTCAGTTGAGAAAGACCCCTGAAGAACATATCGAGAATATTATTGGCGTAGTGAATTATGCCAATGAGCAGGATATGGAAGTGAATATTTACCTGGAAGACTGGAGTAACGGGATGAAAGATTCTCCGGAGTATGTCTTCCAGATGGTGGATGCACTGATGCACACGAATATCAAACGGTATATGTTGCCTGATACACTGGGTGTACTGAATCCGTTGCAGGTCATCGAATATATGCGGAAGATGGTGAAGCGCTATCCGTATGCTCACTTCGATTTCCATCCGCATAATGACTACGACCTGGCAGTGAGCAATGTGCTGGCCGCCGTGCTGAGTGGCGCGAAGGGACTTCATACCACGATCAACGGTCTGGGCGAACGTGCCGGTAATGCGCCGTTGTCCAGTGTGCAGGCTATTCTGAAAGATCATTTCAATGCTATCACTAACATTGACGAAGGGCGTCTGAATGAAGTCAGCCGGGTGGTTGAGTCTTATTCGGGCATCGCCATACCCGCCAATAAACCGATTGTAGGTGAAAATGTGTTCACGCAGGTAGCGGGAGTACATGCCGATGGAGACAATAAGAGTAACCTTTATTGCAACGACCTGTTACCCGAGCGTTTCGGGCGCAAGCGTGAATATGCACTGGGCAAGAACAGTGGTAAGGCGAACATCCGTAAGAATCTGGAAGACCTGGGACTGACGCTGGATGAGGATTCCATGCGTAAGGTGACGGAACGGATTATCGAGTTGGGTGACAAGAAAGAGCTGGTTACCCAGGAAGATTTGCCTTATATCGTTTCGGATGTACTGAAGCACGGAGTGATGAATGAGAAAGTGAAACTGAAGACATACATCGTGAACCTTGCTTACGGTCTGAAGCCGATGGCTACGCTGAAGATTGAAATCAACGGACAGGAATTTGAAGAAAGTTCCAGCGGTGACGGTCAGTATGATGCTTTTGTACGTGCTCTGCGTAAGATTTATAAGGTGACGTTGGGACGCAAATTCCCCATGCTGACGAACTATGCCGTAACCATCCCTCCCGGTGGGCGTACCGATGCTTTTGTGCAGACCGTGATTACCTGGAGCTATGACGGCACAGTGTTCCGTACACGCGGACTGGATGCCGACCAGACGGAGGCAGCGATTAAGGCGACAATGAAGATGCTGAATATTATTGAAGATGACTATGAACTTAAAAAATCAGAATGA
- the lpxK gene encoding tetraacyldisaccharide 4'-kinase, producing the protein MEEPLVKIHYWLYPISWIYGMGVRLRNKLFDWGYYQSKSFDVPVVCIGNLAVGGTGKTPHTEYLIKLLQQTGTSVAMLSRGYKRKSKGYILATEETDVKRIGDEPYQIKNKFPAIRVAVDENRCHGIEQLMKLDHPKVDVVLLDDAYQHRYVKAGLNILLTDFHRLFSDDTLLPAGRLREPESGKNRAHIVIVTKCPEDIKPIDFNIITKRLKLYPYQQLYFSSFRYGALTPLFGEKRRTLASLEKDEQVLLVTGIASPAPLVEKLKMHTPHVNLCQFDDHHDFSSKDLQAIKERFERLEGKRKLIITTEKDATRLQHHPALAETLKPYLYILPIEIEFLQNQQHIFNQNIIGYVRAHSRNSSLPAR; encoded by the coding sequence ATGGAAGAGCCGCTGGTTAAGATACACTATTGGCTATACCCCATCTCGTGGATTTACGGGATGGGGGTACGCTTAAGAAATAAACTCTTTGATTGGGGATATTACCAGTCAAAGAGTTTTGACGTACCTGTGGTATGTATCGGTAACCTCGCTGTAGGTGGGACAGGCAAGACACCACACACGGAGTATCTTATCAAGCTGTTACAACAAACGGGAACAAGCGTTGCCATGCTGAGCCGCGGATATAAACGAAAAAGCAAGGGGTATATACTTGCTACGGAAGAAACGGATGTAAAGCGCATTGGTGACGAACCCTATCAGATAAAAAACAAATTCCCGGCTATCCGGGTAGCTGTAGATGAGAACCGCTGTCACGGCATTGAACAACTGATGAAATTGGACCACCCCAAAGTAGATGTAGTGTTACTGGATGACGCTTATCAACACCGGTACGTGAAAGCCGGGCTGAACATTCTACTGACAGATTTCCACAGGCTTTTTTCAGACGACACCCTGCTTCCGGCAGGACGATTACGCGAACCTGAAAGTGGCAAAAATAGAGCGCACATCGTGATCGTGACAAAATGCCCGGAAGATATCAAACCTATAGATTTCAATATCATCACGAAAAGACTAAAACTGTATCCGTATCAGCAACTTTATTTTTCCTCGTTCAGATATGGGGCATTAACACCGCTCTTCGGAGAAAAACGTCGAACCCTCGCATCACTGGAAAAAGACGAACAAGTATTACTAGTAACAGGAATCGCTTCGCCTGCGCCGCTGGTGGAAAAGCTAAAAATGCACACACCGCACGTAAACTTATGCCAGTTTGACGACCATCATGATTTCAGCAGCAAGGATTTGCAAGCTATAAAAGAACGCTTCGAACGTCTGGAAGGAAAGAGGAAGCTGATTATCACCACGGAAAAGGATGCGACAAGGTTGCAACACCATCCGGCACTCGCCGAAACGTTAAAGCCGTATTTATACATTTTACCGATTGAGATAGAATTTTTACAAAATCAACAACATATATTTAACCAAAATATTATTGGCTATGTTAGAGCTCATTCAAGAAACAGCAGCTTACCTGCAAGGTAG
- the sppA gene encoding signal peptide peptidase SppA produces MKDFFKFTLATITGIIVSSVVLFFVSILILFSMLSSSESETQVRKNSVMMLDMRGMLSERSQDNPFDIFLSEDETTYGLDDILSSIQKAKENENIKGIYLQAGSMGIGFASLEEIRKALADFKTSGKFVVAYGDQYSQRLYYLASVADKVLLNPQGAIGWYGLASTPTFYKDLLSKIGVEMQVFKVGTYKSAVEPFISTEMSPANREQVTVFLDGIWGQMLSDISESRGVSKEKLNEAADKMLMFYPANDCVEYGLADTLVYKNDVRNYLKTMVGIDKDDSMPILSLKDMVNVKKNVPKDKSGNIVAVYYAYGAIDSGSSYAGSEDGINSDKVIRDLRKLKDDKDVKAVVLRVNSPGGSAFGSEQIWYAVTELKKEKPVIVSMGDYAASGGYYISCNADSIVADPTTLTGSIGIFGMFPNVKGLTDKIGLSFDVVKTNTYADFGAMGRPLNDGEKALMQNMVNEGYELFVKRCAEGRSMTTDEIKKIAEGRVWTGTKAKELGLVDELGGLDKALEIAIGKAGLDAYTVMSYPGKKSFFDMLTDTKPGGYIQSRILKGKVGELYHQFDWLNNFENCDKIQARVPFELNIN; encoded by the coding sequence ATGAAAGATTTTTTTAAATTTACGCTAGCCACCATCACAGGCATTATTGTGTCAAGCGTTGTGTTGTTTTTCGTCAGCATCCTGATACTGTTTAGTATGCTGTCCTCGTCAGAGTCTGAAACTCAGGTGCGCAAAAACTCTGTGATGATGCTCGACATGAGAGGTATGCTCTCAGAACGGAGCCAGGACAACCCTTTCGACATCTTCCTTAGCGAAGATGAAACTACGTACGGACTAGATGACATTCTTTCGTCTATCCAGAAAGCCAAGGAAAATGAAAACATCAAGGGAATTTACCTGCAAGCTGGTTCAATGGGCATAGGATTTGCCTCTTTGGAAGAAATACGCAAAGCGCTGGCTGACTTCAAGACCAGCGGTAAATTCGTGGTAGCTTACGGTGACCAATACTCACAACGCCTGTATTATCTGGCAAGTGTAGCGGATAAAGTATTGCTGAATCCGCAAGGCGCAATCGGCTGGTACGGTTTGGCTTCTACCCCGACCTTCTACAAAGATTTATTGTCAAAGATTGGCGTTGAAATGCAGGTATTCAAAGTAGGTACTTACAAATCGGCTGTCGAACCATTCATTTCTACAGAAATGAGTCCGGCCAATCGTGAACAGGTAACCGTATTCCTGGATGGTATCTGGGGACAAATGCTGAGTGATATTTCAGAATCAAGAGGCGTAAGCAAAGAAAAACTGAACGAGGCTGCCGACAAAATGCTGATGTTCTATCCCGCCAATGACTGCGTGGAATATGGTCTGGCAGATACTCTGGTATACAAAAATGACGTACGTAACTACTTGAAAACAATGGTGGGAATAGACAAGGATGACAGTATGCCAATATTAAGCTTAAAAGACATGGTGAACGTGAAGAAGAACGTTCCGAAAGATAAGAGCGGAAATATTGTCGCTGTGTACTACGCATATGGAGCCATTGACAGCGGAAGTTCGTATGCAGGCAGTGAAGATGGAATTAATTCTGATAAGGTAATCCGCGACTTACGCAAACTGAAAGATGATAAGGACGTGAAAGCTGTAGTGCTTCGTGTGAACTCTCCGGGCGGTAGCGCTTTCGGTTCGGAACAAATTTGGTACGCTGTCACCGAACTTAAAAAAGAAAAACCAGTGATTGTTTCCATGGGTGACTATGCAGCATCAGGCGGTTACTATATCTCTTGTAATGCGGACAGTATTGTAGCTGATCCGACTACACTGACAGGATCTATCGGTATCTTCGGAATGTTCCCCAACGTGAAAGGATTGACGGATAAGATCGGTCTGTCATTCGATGTAGTAAAGACCAATACATACGCTGACTTCGGAGCAATGGGACGTCCGCTGAATGACGGCGAGAAGGCATTGATGCAGAATATGGTGAATGAGGGCTATGAATTGTTCGTGAAACGTTGTGCAGAAGGCCGGAGCATGACCACGGATGAAATCAAGAAGATTGCCGAAGGGCGTGTATGGACAGGCACCAAAGCCAAAGAACTGGGCTTGGTAGACGAACTGGGTGGACTGGACAAGGCTTTGGAAATAGCTATCGGAAAGGCCGGACTGGATGCCTATACAGTAATGTCTTATCCGGGCAAGAAAAGTTTCTTCGATATGCTGACGGATACGAAACCCGGTGGATATATCCAATCCCGGATACTGAAAGGTAAAGTCGGTGAACTTTACCACCAATTCGACTGGCTGAATAATTTTGAGAACTGCGATAAAATTCAGGCACGTGTTCCGTTCGAGTTGAACATCAATTAA
- the leuD gene encoding 3-isopropylmalate dehydratase small subunit, whose protein sequence is MKQKFNIITSTCVPLPLENVDTDQIIPARFLKATTKEGFGENLFRDWRYDKQGNKIDSFVLNDPTYSGQVLVAGKNFGSGSSREHAAWAIADYGFRVVVSSFFADIHKNNELNNFVLPVVVSEPFLKELFDSIAADPKTEVVVNLPEQTITNKATGKSETFEINAYKKHCLMNGLDDIDFLVENKDKIEAWENRK, encoded by the coding sequence ATGAAACAGAAATTCAATATCATCACCAGTACTTGTGTCCCCCTCCCATTGGAGAATGTGGATACAGACCAAATCATCCCTGCACGTTTTCTGAAAGCTACGACGAAAGAAGGCTTCGGAGAGAATCTGTTCCGCGACTGGCGGTATGACAAGCAAGGAAACAAAATCGACTCTTTCGTTTTGAACGATCCGACCTATAGCGGACAGGTGCTTGTGGCCGGGAAGAACTTCGGTTCGGGCAGTAGCCGCGAGCATGCGGCATGGGCCATTGCAGATTATGGTTTCCGCGTGGTAGTCAGCAGTTTCTTTGCAGATATCCACAAGAATAATGAACTGAATAATTTCGTATTGCCTGTAGTGGTGAGCGAACCGTTCCTGAAAGAATTGTTTGATTCCATTGCCGCCGATCCGAAAACGGAGGTAGTGGTGAACCTGCCGGAACAGACAATCACCAACAAGGCAACAGGCAAAAGTGAGACTTTCGAAATCAATGCTTACAAGAAACATTGCCTGATGAATGGCCTGGATGACATCGATTTCCTGGTAGAGAATAAAGATAAAATAGAAGCTTGGGAAAATAGAAAATGA
- a CDS encoding 2-isopropylmalate synthase produces the protein MSDKLFIFDTTLRDGEQVPGCQLNTVEKIQVAKALELLGVDVIEAGFPISSPGDFNSVIEISKAVTWPTICALTRAVQKDIDVAADALKFAKHKRIHTGIGTSDSHIKYKFNSNREEIIERAVAAVKYARRYVDDVEFYAEDAGRTDNEYLARVVEAVIKAGATVVNIPDTTGYCLPDEYGAKIKYLMEHVSGIEKAILSTHCHNDLGMATANTMAGVLNGARQVEVTINGIGERAGNTSLEEVAMIIKCHKDIEIETNINTQKIYPTSRMVSSLMNMPVQPNKAIVGRNAFAHSSGIHQDGVLKNVQTYEIIDPHDVGIDDNSIVLTARSGRAALKNRLQVLGVDLEQEQLDKVYEAFLKLADKKKDINDDDILVLAGADRTQNHRVKLEYLQVTSGVGVRSVASLGLNISGEKFEAAASGNGPVDAAIKALKKIIDRHMTLKEFTIQAISKGSDDMGKVHMQVEYDNHIYYGFGANTDIIAASVEAYIDCINKFK, from the coding sequence ATGAGTGACAAGTTATTTATTTTCGACACAACGCTCCGCGATGGCGAGCAGGTTCCGGGATGCCAATTGAACACAGTGGAAAAGATTCAGGTAGCAAAGGCATTGGAACTGCTGGGCGTGGATGTTATCGAAGCCGGATTCCCGATTTCCAGTCCGGGAGATTTCAACTCTGTTATTGAAATATCCAAAGCGGTGACATGGCCTACTATTTGCGCGTTGACCCGTGCGGTACAAAAAGATATAGATGTAGCTGCGGATGCTCTGAAGTTTGCCAAGCACAAACGTATTCATACAGGTATCGGTACATCGGATTCGCATATCAAGTATAAATTCAATTCCAATCGTGAGGAAATCATCGAACGTGCAGTAGCTGCCGTGAAGTATGCCCGCCGTTACGTGGATGATGTGGAGTTCTATGCAGAAGATGCAGGTCGTACGGACAATGAATATCTGGCTCGTGTGGTGGAAGCTGTAATTAAAGCGGGTGCTACAGTAGTGAACATCCCGGATACGACCGGTTACTGTCTGCCGGACGAATATGGAGCGAAGATCAAGTATTTGATGGAGCATGTGAGTGGTATTGAAAAAGCAATCCTCTCTACACACTGTCATAATGACCTGGGAATGGCTACTGCAAATACGATGGCCGGTGTACTGAATGGTGCCCGCCAGGTAGAGGTTACGATCAATGGTATCGGTGAACGCGCAGGTAATACTTCGCTTGAGGAAGTGGCTATGATTATCAAATGCCATAAAGATATTGAAATTGAAACGAACATCAATACACAGAAGATTTATCCGACAAGCCGCATGGTTTCAAGTTTGATGAACATGCCGGTGCAGCCTAACAAGGCTATCGTAGGTCGCAATGCCTTTGCGCATTCATCGGGTATTCATCAGGATGGTGTGTTGAAGAATGTGCAGACTTATGAAATCATCGACCCGCACGATGTGGGTATTGACGATAATTCTATCGTATTGACTGCCCGTAGCGGACGTGCTGCTTTGAAGAATCGTTTGCAGGTATTAGGCGTGGATCTTGAACAGGAACAACTGGACAAGGTATATGAAGCTTTCCTGAAATTGGCGGATAAGAAGAAAGATATTAATGATGATGATATCCTGGTGCTTGCCGGTGCAGACCGTACACAGAACCACCGCGTGAAACTGGAATATCTGCAAGTGACCAGTGGAGTAGGTGTACGTTCGGTTGCCAGTCTGGGACTGAATATCTCCGGTGAGAAGTTTGAAGCGGCTGCCAGTGGAAACGGTCCGGTAGATGCGGCGATAAAGGCTTTGAAGAAGATCATTGATCGCCATATGACACTGAAGGAATTTACGATCCAGGCTATCAGCAAAGGTAGTGACGATATGGGTAAGGTACACATGCAGGTGGAATATGACAATCATATCTATTATGGTTTCGGTGCGAATACGGATATTATTGCCGCATCGGTAGAAGCTTATATTGATTGTATCAATAAGTTCAAGTAG